In Devosia chinhatensis, the following are encoded in one genomic region:
- a CDS encoding carbohydrate ABC transporter permease, which translates to MTARATDTEPRPFGDIALPYALVAPAVLVALAIAVVPLLYALWLSFQDWYLLRNPTPVWGGLINYEALFADAGLWRAFWRTWIWTIGTVAVEIALALPLALLLNRDTAIARMASALILLPWVMPFIVLGYGWRFLLDSEVGALHGFLQAFGLAGNSSILNDPNMALAIIIFISGWKGMPFMVLALLAALKSIPGELYEAAAIDGATPWQRFTTITLPAIQNTMLIIGLVLGILAFYSFDLPWIMTRGGPQEATTVLGISMYKAVFTDLRPAYAAAISVVMLAILAVASFLSLKLRRRQ; encoded by the coding sequence ATGACCGCGCGCGCCACCGATACCGAGCCAAGGCCCTTTGGCGACATCGCCCTGCCCTATGCCCTTGTGGCGCCGGCCGTTCTGGTCGCGCTGGCCATCGCCGTCGTACCGCTTCTCTATGCGCTCTGGCTCTCGTTCCAGGATTGGTATCTGCTGCGCAATCCGACGCCGGTCTGGGGCGGCCTCATCAATTACGAGGCGCTTTTTGCCGATGCCGGTCTCTGGCGCGCCTTCTGGCGCACCTGGATCTGGACCATTGGCACCGTGGCCGTCGAGATTGCCCTGGCCTTGCCTTTGGCGCTGCTGCTCAACCGCGACACGGCCATTGCCCGCATGGCCTCGGCATTGATCCTTCTGCCCTGGGTCATGCCCTTCATCGTGCTGGGCTATGGCTGGCGGTTCCTGCTCGACAGCGAAGTGGGCGCCTTGCACGGCTTCCTTCAGGCTTTTGGCCTGGCCGGCAACAGCTCCATTCTCAACGATCCGAACATGGCTTTGGCTATCATCATCTTCATTTCCGGCTGGAAAGGCATGCCCTTCATGGTGCTGGCCCTGCTGGCGGCGCTCAAGTCCATCCCCGGCGAACTCTATGAAGCCGCCGCAATCGATGGCGCGACGCCCTGGCAACGGTTCACCACCATCACTCTGCCCGCCATCCAGAACACCATGCTGATCATCGGCCTCGTGCTGGGCATCCTTGCCTTCTACAGCTTCGACCTGCCCTGGATCATGACCCGCGGCGGACCTCAGGAGGCAACCACCGTGCTCGGCATTTCCATGTACAAGGCCGTTTTCACCGACCTCAGACCCGCCTATGCGGCCGCCATCAGCGTCGTCATGCTGGCCATTCTCGCCGTCGCTTCCTTCCTCTCGCTCAAGCTCCGGAGGCGTCAATGA
- a CDS encoding LacI family DNA-binding transcriptional regulator: MASKNATLIEVAKLAGVSTATVNRVLKQQGYISEEAREKVLAAVAATNYRPNVMARSLRTQRSHTIGLMLTAITVNPFFVGVAHAVEAAAIAAGYRVVIFNHGGSESYERHGVETFIAQRVDAVLFCTAASPDNVELLQDAGIPAIEIERSLTAGAHFVRVNNYVGARAAMDHLVGLGHHRIAFVGGDPALYPHDAARKRSVEEDRLAAYRDGLVAHKLALRPEYLRLGQYYDLASDGSGAEGRAHAEALLALPDPPSAIFATCDILAVGVLQALYKAGRRVPQDVSVVGFDDTLAPYLAPQLTTVGQPLVELGRHGFDMALAAIEGRQTPDEIVLDAGLIIRQSTGPAA, translated from the coding sequence GTGGCCAGCAAGAACGCGACATTGATCGAAGTTGCCAAACTGGCCGGGGTGTCCACGGCCACGGTCAACCGCGTGCTCAAGCAGCAGGGCTATATTTCCGAGGAGGCGCGGGAAAAAGTCCTCGCCGCCGTTGCCGCCACCAATTATCGGCCCAACGTCATGGCCCGCAGCCTGCGGACGCAGCGCAGTCACACGATCGGGCTGATGCTTACCGCCATCACGGTCAATCCTTTCTTCGTGGGCGTGGCCCACGCCGTCGAAGCAGCCGCCATCGCGGCGGGCTATCGCGTCGTCATCTTCAACCATGGCGGCAGTGAGAGCTATGAACGCCATGGCGTCGAAACCTTCATCGCCCAGCGGGTCGATGCGGTTCTCTTTTGCACGGCGGCCAGCCCGGACAATGTCGAGCTTCTGCAGGATGCCGGCATTCCCGCCATCGAGATCGAACGGTCGCTGACCGCCGGCGCCCATTTCGTGCGGGTGAACAATTATGTCGGCGCGCGGGCGGCGATGGATCACCTGGTCGGCCTGGGGCATCACCGTATCGCCTTCGTGGGCGGCGATCCCGCACTCTATCCGCACGACGCCGCCCGCAAGCGCTCCGTGGAAGAGGATCGCCTCGCCGCCTATCGCGACGGCCTCGTTGCCCATAAGCTCGCCCTCAGACCCGAATATCTGCGTCTGGGCCAGTATTACGATCTGGCCAGCGACGGGTCGGGAGCCGAGGGCCGCGCCCATGCCGAGGCGCTCCTGGCCTTGCCCGATCCGCCCAGCGCCATTTTCGCGACATGCGACATCCTTGCCGTCGGCGTCCTGCAGGCGCTCTACAAGGCCGGCAGGCGCGTGCCCCAGGATGTGTCCGTTGTCGGGTTCGACGACACGCTTGCGCCCTATCTTGCCCCACAATTGACCACCGTTGGCCAGCCTCTTGTCGAGCTGGGCCGGCACGGTTTCGACATGGCCCTGGCTGCCATCGAGGGGCGGCAAACGCCCGATGAAATCGTTCTCGACGCCGGCCTCATCATCCGTCAATCCACCGGCCCCGCGGCCTGA
- a CDS encoding ABC transporter substrate-binding protein, giving the protein MRHSLLAATALASTLLTAPAFAQTVTFWQFSTNPNDIAAWNAIIEAFEASHEGVDVVMEIVPWSEQQQRLVTALTTGGLPDVSMLGNNVVAQFQAIGALAPLDDAFAAYDAENGTDVAADIWPGDRGYYNLGGQWWASPIAVETRALYYRKDLFEAAGLDPNDPPDTWEELRTTAKALTEGTPDGTYGIALATSLDYFTVHNFMSAYLGYGARMLNDDGTCGFDSPEFRAALDVYTGIALDGSTHPDAASMNGDAFQRGFLDGRYGMILMHPSLYRDLQTEQPEWLDSVDIAKVPAGPVNRSGFLGGWPLVMWDASDAKDAAGQFIMFATHGDAFKDLAVAGGFIPGSISLAQGEPWTEFPYPLFVEQLQDARAYQYPSEAIPQMGQLEVDTIQKAVQAVALGQKDIDQATADLCTDINTVLAR; this is encoded by the coding sequence ATGCGGCATTCATTGCTCGCGGCGACGGCGCTCGCCTCTACCCTGCTCACTGCCCCGGCCTTCGCCCAGACGGTGACCTTCTGGCAGTTCTCGACCAATCCAAACGACATCGCCGCATGGAATGCCATCATCGAGGCCTTCGAGGCCAGCCATGAGGGCGTGGATGTGGTCATGGAGATCGTGCCCTGGTCCGAGCAGCAGCAACGCCTGGTCACCGCCCTGACCACCGGCGGCCTGCCCGACGTGTCCATGCTGGGCAACAATGTCGTGGCCCAGTTCCAGGCGATCGGCGCCCTCGCCCCGCTCGATGACGCCTTTGCCGCCTATGACGCCGAAAATGGCACCGACGTTGCCGCCGACATCTGGCCGGGCGACAGGGGCTATTACAATCTCGGCGGTCAGTGGTGGGCCTCGCCCATCGCGGTGGAAACCCGTGCGCTCTATTATCGCAAGGACCTCTTCGAAGCGGCCGGGCTCGATCCCAACGATCCGCCCGACACCTGGGAAGAATTGCGGACCACCGCCAAGGCACTCACCGAGGGCACGCCCGACGGTACCTATGGCATCGCGCTGGCCACCAGCCTCGATTACTTCACCGTCCACAATTTCATGAGCGCCTATCTCGGATATGGCGCCCGCATGCTCAACGACGACGGCACCTGCGGCTTCGACTCGCCCGAATTCCGCGCAGCGCTTGATGTCTATACCGGTATCGCACTCGATGGCTCGACCCATCCCGATGCCGCCAGCATGAATGGCGACGCCTTCCAGCGCGGCTTTCTCGATGGCCGCTATGGCATGATCCTCATGCATCCCAGCCTCTACCGCGATCTGCAGACCGAACAGCCCGAATGGCTGGATTCCGTCGACATCGCCAAGGTCCCGGCAGGCCCGGTCAATCGCTCCGGCTTCCTCGGCGGCTGGCCTCTGGTGATGTGGGACGCATCCGACGCCAAGGATGCGGCGGGGCAGTTCATCATGTTTGCCACCCACGGCGATGCCTTCAAGGACCTGGCCGTCGCCGGTGGCTTCATCCCGGGCTCGATCTCGCTGGCCCAGGGCGAACCCTGGACCGAGTTCCCCTATCCGCTCTTTGTCGAGCAGCTCCAGGATGCCCGCGCCTATCAATATCCGAGCGAAGCCATCCCGCAGATGGGCCAGCTTGAAGTCGACACGATCCAGAAGGCCGTCCAGGCCGTGGCCCTGGGACAGAAGGACATCGACCAGGCAACGGCTGATCTGTGCACCGACATCAACACCGTTCTCGCCCGCTAA